In Acipenser ruthenus chromosome 16, fAciRut3.2 maternal haplotype, whole genome shotgun sequence, the following proteins share a genomic window:
- the LOC117430265 gene encoding 26S proteasome non-ATPase regulatory subunit 10-like: protein MEESVSNVEVCNLAYTGQFEELKNKILSDKSLACKTDQDHRTVLHWACSAGHADIVAFLLAFGVDVDLSDDAGWTPLHIAASAGREEIVKALITRGAQLNVANENGCRPLHYAASKDRYEIAQMLLEKGADPNATNKLQSTPLHRASAKGNRRLIQLLLKHSASTNIQDSEGNTALHLACDEERTEAAKLLVEHGASIYIENKEEKTPLQIAKGGLGAVLRRIVEG from the exons ATGGAGGAATCTGTGTCTAACGTGGAAGTATGCAATTTGGCATATACTGGACAATTTGaagagttaaaaaacaaaattttGTCAGATAAATCGCTAGCTTGTAAAACAGATCAG GATCATAGAACAGTTCTGCACTGGGCATGTTCAGCTGGGCACGCGGACATTGTGGCGTTTCTGTTAGCTTTTGGAGTGGATGTGGATCTGAGTGATGAT gcGGGTTGGACTCCACTTCACATTGCAGCCTCAGCAGGAAGGGAAGAGATTGTGAAGGCTCTGATCACCAGGGGGGCACAGTTGAATGTTGCCAATGAGAATGGCTGCAGACCTTTGCATTATGCAGCTTCCAAAGACAGATATGAG ATTGCCCAGATGTTATTAGAGAAAGGCGCAGACCCAAATGCTACAAACAAGTTGCAATCTACCCCGTTGCACAGAGCTTCAGCAAAGGGAAACCGTCGACTAATTCAGCTCCTCCTGAAGCACAGTGCCTCCACCAACATCCAGGATTCAGAGGGAAACACAGCACT tcacCTGGCTTGTGATGAAGAACGGACAGAAGCAGCCAAGCTACTGGTGGAGCATGGAGCTAGTATTTATATAGAGAATAAAGAGGAGAAGACACCTCTACAGATTGCTAAAGGAGGACTTGGGGCAGTGTTGAGGAGGATTGTGGAGGGCTGA
- the LOC117412488 gene encoding uncharacterized protein C21orf140 homolog encodes MHLKPNLLKAVTHLLVNTGKNQCDVYIKDLRRLQQDGFYTVYLGGTDISEGLVTGEFPEPSSSKVVNAWSMMHAGGSRGWVPWNYKLMFKTDLFLWNPSSEIFQELCVSLSNLYGKCVIVAKPVNAAMETNGPSMIAMEQHHRPLSPVLVNFMSCCPLVAQSHGHEFFCLPSHCGHLSPLDTAWSALKWYTAKNRHEYTTKHFGKESLRKSILFKDLIETGMKQMTASKWETATSRVQKRENYYLNGKMTVVI; translated from the coding sequence ATGCACCTCAAACCTAACCTGCTAAAAGCTGTAACTCATTTACTCGTAAACACTGGCAAAAACCAATGTGATGTGTACATAAAGGACCTGAGAAGATTACAGCAGGACGGGTTTTACACAGTGTACCTGGGTGGGACGGATATCTCGGAGGGGCTAGTCACAGGTGAGTTCCCAGAACCGTCCTCTTCCAAGGTGGTGAATGCCTGGAGTATGATGCACGCAGGAGGTAGCAGAGGCTGGGTCCCCTGGAATTACAAACTGATGTTCAAGACCGATCTGTTTCTCTGGAACCCTTCCAGTGAGATCTTCCAGGAGCTGTGTGTTTCCTTAAGCAACTTATATGGGAAATGTGTAATAGTAGCCAAGCCAGTGAATGCAGCTATGGAAACAAATGGCCCCTCCATGATTGCGATGGAACAGCATCACCGACCTTTATCTCCGGTCCTGGTGAACTTTATGAGCTGCTGCCCTCTGGTTGCTCAAAGTCATGGCCACGAGTTCTTCTGTCTGCCATCACACTGTGGCCATTTGAGTCCACTGGATACCGCTTGGTCAGCTCTGAAATGGTATACCGCTAAAAACAGGCATGAGTACACCACAAAGCACTTTGGAAAGGAGAGCCTACGCAAATCCATCCTTTTCAAAGACTTGATTGAAACTGGAATGAAGCAGATGACAGCAAGCAAGTGGGAGACTGCTACTTCAAGAGTTCAGAAAAGGGAAAATTATTATCTGAACGGGAAAATGACTGTTGTGATTTGA
- the LOC117430267 gene encoding NTF2-related export protein 2-like, with translation MALPTTTTIDFRTLVDQACRAAEEFVNIYYETLDKRRRVLTKLYLDKATLVWNGNAISGQAALGEFFEALPSSEFQVQSLDCQPVHEQATQGQTTVLVVTGGTVKFDGNKQRYFNQNFLLTAQATPSSSLPVWKIASDSFRFQDWTS, from the exons ATGGCATTACCAACGACAACCACAATA GATTTTAGAACCCTTGTAGACCAGGCGTGCAGAGCTGCTGAAGAATTTGTCAACATCTACTATGAAACGCTGGATAAGAGAAGAAGG gtaCTGACCAAACTTTACTTGGATAAAGCTACGCTAGTATGGAATGGAAATGCTATTTCAGGCCAAGCTGCACTTGGGGAATTTTTTGAAGCGTTGCCCTCTAGTGAGTTCCAGGTGCAGTCGCTGGATTGCCAACCTGTCCATG aacaagCAACTCAAGGTCAGACAACGGTACTGGTGGTGACAGGTGGAACAGTCAAATTTGATGGGAACAAACAGCGCTATTTTAACCAGAACTTCCTCCTGACCGCACAAGCAACACCTTCCAGCTCCCTCCCTGTCTGGAAAATTGCTAGTGATTCTTTCCGCTTCCAGGACTGGACTAGCTAA